The genomic segment ATTTTCGTCAACAAGCAAACCAAGCTGATCGTCCAGGGCATCACCGGCCGCGAGGGCGCCTTCCACACCGGCCAGATGCTGGCCGCCGGCACGGCCATCGTCGGTGGCGTGACGCCCGGTAAGGGCGGCACCCAGGACGCCAACGGCATCCCGATCTTCGACACCGTGCAGCAGGCCGTCACCGCCACCGGCGCCAACGCCACGATCATCTTCGTGCCGCCGCCGTTTGCGGCCGATGCGATGCTGGAAGCCTTCGACGCCAAGTTGCCTCTGGTGGTGTGCATCACCGAAGGCGTGCCCCTGCACGACATGATCAAGGTCTACGATCGCCTGCAGCACAGCGAATCCAAGCTGGTCGGTCCCAACTGCCCGGGCCTGATCACGCCCGGTGAGGCCAAGCTCGGCATCATGCCGCACCGCATCTTCAAAAAGGGCAACATCGGCCTGATCAGCCGCTCCGGCACGCTGACCTACGAGCTGGTGGCCGAGTGCACCAGCCGCAACCTGGGCATCAGCACCTGC from the Candidatus Sericytochromatia bacterium genome contains:
- the sucD gene encoding succinate--CoA ligase subunit alpha, whose protein sequence is MSIFVNKQTKLIVQGITGREGAFHTGQMLAAGTAIVGGVTPGKGGTQDANGIPIFDTVQQAVTATGANATIIFVPPPFAADAMLEAFDAKLPLVVCITEGVPLHDMIKVYDRLQHSESKLVGPNCPGLITPGEAKLGIMPHRIFKKGNIGLISRSGTLTYELVAECTSRNLGISTCVGIGGDPIIGLRFIDCLKAFEADPETEIVVMAGEIGGSDEEIAAEYIKTMTKPVVGFISGRTAPPGKRMGHAGAIVSGGKGTAEGKVKALEGAGVPVPLRMHEVIDEVERKLKTLAPAAR